TGCTCTCTTCGAGTGCTCTCTCGAGATGGCCTAAGTAAGAGCTCATTCCGTTGCTGGTCATGATTAATTCCAACGATCGAACAGCTGATCTCAACAGGCAATGTCTGGCCCAGCTCTAAACAACAGATTTGATTTGGTAGAGATTTAGCATTGCGAGTTAACATCTGTGAATATCGCGGCATCCCATGCCTAATTTAACGAACTAACACGTTTCTTGTTTCCGTTCGGTTTGCAGAAAGGAGTAACCCTCGTCCGCCGCGCAAAGCCTACGGACGGCTGAGCGGTGAATCCGATGATGCTCAGTCGGTCCAACGCCCGCGGTACGATGTGACGACACCTTCACCTGCCCAGGGCTACAGCGGCAAGCTGATAGACTTCGCGGGCAACACGGCAGAACCAAACCTTGCCAGTCCGAACGGACCATCATCCACCGGTTACAGATGCGACGAGCAAGTGAACGGGAACGGACTCTGCTGCAATGGGTACggttacaacaacaacaacaaaaacaacaatcacaacagcaacatgaTCAACAACAATCACGAAAGCAACAATCAAACGAACGGTAACGATTGGCTCGAAGCAATGGGTCCACAGCCACTGCCGAATGGGGCAGGCCCGTGCATGCCGACCGGCAGCATGGCAATGGATGATGGCCCTTTCGACGACACGGACGAAGAGGAAGACGTTAACCGGAATCACTCGAACTATAACGAAACAGACTCGGAACTCGAACTGGACGGGAAGATCAAGGAGCAGCGTCTGGAGGAGCAAGCCCTTGCCCGGCTGCACGCGATTGCGCTGTCCGACGATGACGACTACGGTAAGTAAATcggcacacgtacacatagTCACGTAGCCAATAGCTGGCTTCATGTCCCAGGCAAGGATGTCACCTAAATTCAATATGCATAATTGCACATACGCGCAGCTTGGGAGAAGTCAAATTTGATCGCCAGACAATAATATGCTAATAATGCTAAATCTCTACCAAATCAAATCTCTTTCTGTTGAGAtggttagttttgcactatgGCCAGGCTCCTGTTAATATATCTGTAGTGGAATCGCACGATTATAAACACAAGTGTTCTGCAtattgggatttttttttattgataaaaaaCGGTTCGTAACGGTATTGCTGTTGCAGCAAATTCTATACACGCttaattgaatattaaaaCTATTTCCTTTTGATTGAAGTTGTCCCAGACAAACTGTTGCGCAAACTTTCGCAGAAACAATCCGTTTATTTTCCCTAAggtaaaagaaagcaaacaacattgTTCAAATTGAAATTCGCCAACAGAGCCCGCAAGCGTTGCCGTTCTGGTACCTACCACCAATCTTTAGGCagctaaacaaaaaccaacaaaataacCCCGTTGAAAACCGGTGGCACGGTGACGAAACGACGGAATGAATGGCAAAAGTGTTCGACCGCACGGAAACCATCATCGTCGCCACCTTTTCGTCAACACCGGAAAAGAGAAATGGGGGTTTTAATGAAGATGCGGCGTAGTGTTGCCGAAATTTTTCTCAAAGCTTCGCTTCCGGCCCCTTAAAGTgagggagaaggaaaaacggGGAATGCAGTAATTTACACACAAATCAAGCTCAACCTCATCCGTACGCGACACTCCGACactaaatttcaattaaaacgcACACCATTTGATTTCATGATCTCCGGTATGCTGAATTGGAACGGCGAAAAACAAGCTTGCGAGGAGGTGACTTTTCTTTGCAAAAGGTCACCGTACTAGGGGAAAAACCGAATTTTCAAAGAAACTTGAAGCCAAGCAGTTCCTcccgtttgttgcttttatacTACTTCTAATCAGTGTCGATTGTTTGTGCTATATTGTATAGCTACACTGGTACCACTGTACGCATCCTGGCACGTACGCAAATGATGTCTTCGAATAAATGGTCAATGttcctgtaaaaaaaaaaaatgcaacctaAAGGCTGAATCCATATTG
This sequence is a window from Anopheles marshallii chromosome X, idAnoMarsDA_429_01, whole genome shotgun sequence. Protein-coding genes within it:
- the LOC128708706 gene encoding ras guanine nucleotide exchange factor L, translated to MFWILRRTGAVNLFNSINGNGNAAKTGSNNSSNNSERSNPRPPRKAYGRLSGESDDAQSVQRPRYDVTTPSPAQGYSGKLIDFAGNTAEPNLASPNGPSSTGYRCDEQVNGNGLCCNGYGYNNNNKNNNHNSNMINNNHESNNQTNGNDWLEAMGPQPLPNGAGPCMPTGSMAMDDGPFDDTDEEEDVNRNHSNYNETDSELELDGKIKEQRLEEQALARLHAIALSDDDDYDESLTCNVCDRAFRCRRQLASHQQKKRHFGCSGCDSLFSSLMLLEHHKEEFEHWSDYEDDRRLPCCRRNRRDEDDYTDTESGTSDAESEDLERLL